One segment of Daphnia magna isolate NIES linkage group LG2, ASM2063170v1.1, whole genome shotgun sequence DNA contains the following:
- the LOC116916386 gene encoding gamma-aminobutyric acid type B receptor subunit 2, translated as MLIGVWRDARRSQSSRPARKRLPLSIEPGEPLILVISSSENVHSRNSIEQLELAHELQIVFRHGDGRKPFPPRRATMSRCVRSFVVFFVFNFALALCLLPQGSRTLANDQLSSSSLVSDSAVSDDGFVQGWDRRLASGGSSLSPSSRASSPVPLMDNSTLKEASDPYADKRPDRNVTLLPILALLDLSSMEVNRGHWDGDSSIDGTSLLKTAQTAVAHVNARQLIPGFHLQLLVNDSRCDSGAGVDAFFHAIYTTKDFSSSSSSSTKTKSKPTTSVGRPFVMLLGPHCSHVTESVASVTSYWNIVQISHAATSAGLSDRQKFPFFFRTVAVESAHNAARLAFLRHFRWDSVSFLVQNEDDYSLVINDLSALLEDANTSVSNSLTFAPDELTDTLEILQARDARIIIGSFAPSMALPIFCEVHRRNLYGADHVWILPGSVFRSDRWLEQLQHQHAIELSNGTSCDSRFSKKDLMAVIEGNFFMRTYSHPVNTTEAFFPSFQIPTITSDEFHGEIYDAIWTMALALRELQVDYVRQPAKERPSLANFNYGRKDMAEQLMAKISSLRFQGASGLVSFSGADRIGTTSLFQIQKGVARQIGLFHPDMGLELNGSWPVMWPLGQPPVATRIIKYRIDTIAPTAFYTMTLLASLGIVFALICLSFNLVKRKLKYIKLSSPKLNNMAIVGSCLIYGAVILLGVDHATLVHDTGFPFVCMGRAYFLSAGFSLAFGAMFTKTFRVHRIFSMRNSLLKNKLLADTQLIGLILVLLLMDTLVIGLWVALDPFERHLYNLVRVVSSLDRSVVYQPQVEVCRSNRSSMWLGILYVKKGLLLIAGVYMAWETRKVAIPALNDSPYIGMNVYNVVLTSIIVVFCDSLLSDRTTINYLVVATLILTSTTTALCLLFLPKFHAVWRQSRDGVPIDPICHGTGLKLEFNTRRMVVDDRKELLTRAEIMNRVYLRDIAKLDAEIQRLDRILAKEFNSSVSTLDDYSSAIQAEVTQLYAMLEQDQDPTVNVRPPVTTWDLPNYFNKLVSRSCVSLGDSHQVNTNSTKTKHRGNKGSTTVGWGSASCLNCSRNDVQTKPANSRSCNVGIKNHQSSLVTLLNLAVDSCGYETIYQLVDRSLLLVEEDVDIRGTVSMAQTFVEESADINSSQESDDESASQEVIVSFQW; from the exons ATGTTGATTGGCGTCTGGCGTGATGCGCGCCGGTCTCAGAGTAGTCGTCCCGCTCGCAAGCGGCTCCCTCTATCCATCGAACCTGGCGAGCCGCTCATTCTGGTCATATCGTCGAGTGAAAACGTTCACTCCCGCAACAGCATAGAACAGCTAGAACTGGCGCACGAGCTGCAGATAGTTTTCAGACATGGTGACGGGCGCAAGCCTTTTCCGCCGCGTCGTGCAACCATGAGCCGATGCGTGCGCTCGTTCGTTGTCTTCTTCGTCTTTAATTTTGCACTCGCCTTGTGCTTGTTACCGCAAGGGTCACGAACTTTGGCTAATGACCAGCTGTCCTCTTCATCGTTAGTTTCGGATAGTGCTGTGTCGGATGATGGATTCGTGCAAGGCTGGGACAGGAGATTAGCCTCTGGTGGGTCTTCATTGTCGCCGAGTTCAAGGGCCTCATCGCCTGTTCCACTAATGGACAATTCAACCTTGAAAGAGGCAAGTGACCCCTATGCCGATAAACGACCTGACCGGAATGTTACCTTACTACCCATTTTGGCGCTGCTCGATTTATCCTCCATGGAGGTGAACCGAGGTCATTGGGATGGCGACAGCAGCATCGATGGCACCTCATTGTTGAAAACGGCTCAAACGGCCGTAGCTCACGTCAACGCCCGTCAACTGATACCTGGTTTCCACCTTCAGTTACTAGTCAATGACTCCAGG TGCGATTCGGGAGCGGGAGTCGACGCCTTCTTTCACGCCATTTACACGACTAAGGActtttcttcatcttcgtcgAGCAGCACGAAGACAAAATCAAAGCCCACGACGAGTGTTGGACGTCCATTCGTTATGCTTCTAGGGCCACATTGTTCACACGTTACCGAAAGCGTTGCCAGCGTCACCTCCTACTGGAACATCGTTCAG ATATCGCACGCAGCCACGTCGGCTGGATTGAGTGATCGCCAGAAATTTCCATTCTTCTTCCGGACGGTGGCCGTCGAGTCAGCCCACAACGCCGCTCGACTCGCCTTTTTGCGCCACTTTCGCTGGGACAGCGTATCGTTTCTCGTCCAGAACGAAGACGATTATTCATTG GTGATCAACGACTTGAGCGCACTGCTAGAGGACGCCAATACGTCGGTGTCGAACAGCTTGACCTTCGCTCCCGACGAATTGACGGATAcgcttgaaattctccaa GCTCGCGATGCCCGCATTATCATCGGCAGTTTCGCCCCGTCCATGGCGCTCCCAATCTTCTGTGAG GTTCACCGCCGAAACCTTTACGGCGCCGATCAC GTATGGATCCTTCCGGGCTCTGTTTTCAGATCAGATCGATGGTTGGAGCAGTTGCAACACCAGCACGCTATTGAGTTGTCTAACGGCACCTCTTGCGATAGTCGATTCAGCAAAAAGGATTTGATGGCTGTTATCGAGGGCAATTTCTTCATGCGAACGTACTCGCACCCTGTCAATACCACCGAGGCTTTCTTTCCATCCTTTCAA ATTCCTACCATCACGAGCGACGAATTTCACGGCGAGATTTACGACGCAATTTGGACGATGGCGCTAGCCCTTCGTGAGCTGCAGGTTGACTACGTCCGTCAACCGGCCAAAGAAAGGCCGTCCTTGGCCAACTTCAATTACGGTCGTAAGGATATGGCTGAACAGCTGATGGCCAAGATATCATCCCTCCGTTTTCAAGGCGCCTCAGGTCTCGTGTCGTTCTCGGGAGCCGATCGAATTGGAACGACGTCCTTGTTTCAAATCCAAA AGGGCGTGGCAAGACAGATCGGACTCTTCCATCCGGACATGGGACTGGAATTGAATGGCAGCTGGCCGGTCATGTGGCCACTAGGTCAGCCGCCAGTTGCCACTCGCATCATCAAA TATCGCATAGATACCATAGCACCCACTGCGTTTTATACGATGACTTTGCTAGCTAGCCTTGGAATCGTCTTTGCTCTCATTTGCTTGTCGTTCAACCTGGTCAAAAGGAAGCTCAA GTATATCAAACTCTCGAGTCCTAAGTTGAACAACATGGCCATCGTTGGCTCGTGCCTCATTTACGGTGCTGTGATCCTGCTGGGTGTCGATCACGCTACGCTCGTACACGACACAGGTTTTCCCTTTGTCTGTATG ggTCGAGCTTATTTCCTATCGGCGGGATTCTCACTCGCCTTCGGTGCTATGTTCACAAAGACTTTCCGCGTCCATCGCATTTTTAGCATGCGCAACAGCCTTCTCAAAAACAAG CTTTTGGCTGACACCCAGTTGATTGGCCTCATTCTGGTATTACTTTTAATGGACACGTTAGTCATAGGACTCTGGGTAGCATTGGACCCATTCGAGAGGCATCTCTACAATCTCGTTAGGGTTGTCAGCTCATTAGATCGTAGTGTCGTCTATCAGCCTCAG GTAGAAGTGTGTCGTTCCAACAGGTCTTCCATGTGGTTGGGAATCCTCTACGTCAAAAAAGGGCTACTTCTAATCGCTGGAGTTTACATGGCCTGGGAAACGAG GAAAGTTGCAATTCCGGCGCTCAACGATTCACCCTACATCGGCATGAATGTGTATAACGTGGTATTGACTAGTATTATTGTCGTTTTTTGCGATTCCTTGTTATCCGACCGGACGACGATCAACTATTTAGTGGTGGCGACGCTCATTTTGACCTCCACTACTACCGCGCTTTGCCTTCTATTTTTACCCAAA TTTCACGCCGTTTGGCGACAATCACGGGACGGCGTTCCTATAGATCCAATATGTCACGGAACGGGGCTGAAATTAGAGTTTAATACTAGACG GATGGTTGTTGACGACCGGAAGGAATTGTTGACTCGAGCTGAGATCATGAATCGGGTTTACTTGCGCGACATCGCCAAGTTAGATGCGGAAATTCAGCGGCTCGATCGCATTTTAGCCAAAGAATTCAATTCGAGCGTCTCGACTCTTGATGAT TACAGCTCAGCGATTCAAGCGGAAGTGACGCAACTATATGCCATGTTGGAACAAGATCAAGATCCGACAGTCAACGTCCGCCCGCCCGTGACAACATGGGATCTACCCAACTACTTCAACAAACTGGTTTCGAGGAGTTGCGTATCTCTGGGCGATTCACATCAGGTGAACACGAATTCAACAAAGACTAAACACCGTGGAAACAAGGGTTCTACAACTGTCGGTTGGGGCTCAGCGTCTTGCTTAAACTGCAGTAGGAACGATGTACAGACCAAACCTGCAAACAGCAGAAGTTGTAACGTTGGAATAAAAAACCATCAAAGCTCGTTGGTCACCTTGCTGAACTTGGCTGTGGACAGCTGCGGTTACGAAACCATTTATCAACTGGTCGATAGAAGTCTGTTGCTTGTTGAGGAAGATGTTGACATTCGAGGCACTGTAAGTATGGCTCAAACATTTGTAGAAGAATCGGCTGATATCAACAGCAGTCAGGAGTCGGACGACGAATCAGCCAGTCAAGAAGTAATCGTATCATTTCAATGGTGA
- the LOC116917979 gene encoding protein PRY2: MLNLVRFLALACLIFSGVQSDAIESSMSADSDVQSLASSFRFLGITKTMATTTTVASIQTVYVHATCLVKFPNVEPCSNTPPTTTPAPTTTTTPTTTTTKAPTTTTQRTTTTKATTTTSKPWIQIIPGSSRPVLTGSVTINKVDPPKLQVNLPDFLGGGSGSNNGGTNPPGSNGGLGGLGGLFNKPPLNVNVGGSLSASISSGGRRRRRSSLVEESHIQPSAVKIMEITASPELPLSDATQQDVIVETSLDNEYQEYAIVGLDDISERASMPFFGKRITIVKLDRVTVTEVTTVTTAYPITNPNDRVTVGYLGCIPADAPTNLPLCNP; the protein is encoded by the exons ATGTTGAATTTAGTTCGATTCCTGGCTTTGGCCTGCTTGATATTCAGTGGGGTTCAATCTGATGCGATTGAATCATCCATGTCAGCCGATTCCGATGTCCAATCTTTGGCTAGCTCGTTCCGTTTTCTAGGCATTACCAAGACTATGGCCACTACAACTACAGTGGCCAGCATTCAAACCGTTTACGTTCATGCCACTTGCTTAGTCAAATTCCCCAACGTTGAGCCTTGCTCGAATACCCCACCGACGACGACACCGGCGCCAACCACGACTACTACCCCCACTACAACCACGACTAAGGCCCCCACTACAACCACACAgaggacaacaacaaccaagGCCACAACGACAACTTCAAAGCCTTGGATTCAAATTATTCCAGGCTCTTCACGACCCGTATTAACTGGATCAGTCACGATAAACAAGGTTGATCCACCCAAGTTGCAGGTGAATTTACCCGACTTTCTCGGTGGTGGTAGCGGAAGTAACAATGGCGGCACTAATCCGCCAGGAAGCAATGGTGGGCTAGGTGGGCTGGGTGGTCTCTTCAACAAACCTCCTTTGAACGTTAACGTAGGAGGCAGCCTCTCGGCTTCCATTTCCAGCGGAGGACGTCGTCGCCGTCGTTCTTCCCTGGTGGAGGAATCGCATATTCAACCGTCTGCCGTCAAAAT TATGGAAATTACAGCCAGCCCTGAACTACCTCTTAGCGACGCTACCCAACAAGACGTGATTGTCGAGACTTCCCTTGATAATGAATACCAAGAGTATGCCATCGTCGGTCTAGACGATATTTCCGAGCGAGCCTCTATGCCCTTCTTCGGTAAAAGAATTACCATCGTCAAATTAGATCGAGTAACAGTCACAGAAGTCACGACTGTTACAACTGCCTACCCGATTACCAACCCCAACGACAGGGTCACCGTGGGCTACCTCGGATGCATTCCGGCAGATGCGCCAACCAACTTACCACTGTGCAATCCttaa
- the LOC116917703 gene encoding LOW QUALITY PROTEIN: cell wall protein DAN4 (The sequence of the model RefSeq protein was modified relative to this genomic sequence to represent the inferred CDS: deleted 1 base in 1 codon), producing MLKLMSVLWFVVASCFLCPAVESSSEIESSISSNSDSTSQAMVGSLRFYGISKTMKTTTTVVHLYTTYVRQTCLSVQPGTSACPETTPPTTTTSTTTTTTTPTPVTVTPATTTSGTTATTASSTTAPPFEIVKNQFMPSVSTNITVNKLTAGSGLGGLFNKRPANIKVSATASASVTANGRRRRSHVMVGKIHPSAVRQVEITANPDMSLRESIQLDVTVEASRAEEYQEYYITGLMPHFAERALGINPITIVRLEPTTIIVTQTVTSKFPFNKPSDRVTLSYGGCVPSNVVAMNLPHCL from the exons ATGTTAAAACTGATGTCAGTTCTATGGTTCGTGGTTGCTTCCTGCTTCCTCTGCCCGGCTGTTGAATCATCGAGCGAAATTGAATCATCCATCTCAAGCAATAGCGATTCAACCAGCCAGGCCATGGTTGGCTCGTTGCGTTTTTACGGCATTAGCAAAACGATGAAGACCACCACAACTGTTGTCCACTTATACACCACGTACGTCCGCCAGACTTGTTTGAGTGTTCAGCCTGGAACGTCTGCGTGCCCCGAAACGACTCCACCAACCACAACAACTTCTACGACGACGACCACAACTACT CCTACACCCGTTACCGTAACGCCCGCCACTACAACGTCCGGAACGACTGCTACTACAGCATCCTCAACAACAGCACCTCCTTTTGAAATCGTCAAGAATCAATTCATGCCATCTGTTTCGACGAATATCACCGTTAACAAATTGACCGCTGGATCTGGATTAGGTGGGCTCTTTAACAAGCGTCCAGCCAATATCAAAGTTTCCGCCACCGCATCAGCTAGCGTCACTGCAAATGGACGTCGCAGACGATCTCACGTTATGGTTGGAAAAATCCACCCATCAGCCGTTAGACA GGTTGAAATCACAGCTAATCCTGATATGTCACTGCGTGAGTCCATTCAACTGGATGTGACAGTGGAAGCCTCCCGAGCGGAAGAATATCAAGAGTATTACATCACCGGTTTAATGCCGCATTTTGCAGAGCGAGCCCTGGGCATTAACCCAATTACAATCGTTAGATTGGAGCCAACAACCATCATCGTTACTCAAACAGTCACTTCAAAGTTTCCATTTAACAAGCCCTCCGATCGCGTCACTCTCAGTTATGGTGGCTGCGTACCTTCCAATGTAGTGGCAATGAATCTGCCTCATTGCCTCTAA
- the LOC116916395 gene encoding LOW QUALITY PROTEIN: elongation of very long chain fatty acids protein AAEL008004 (The sequence of the model RefSeq protein was modified relative to this genomic sequence to represent the inferred CDS: deleted 1 base in 1 codon), producing MGPVQTLIYGCSRVWEARDKRTDGLPLTESPLTSVLICLAYLLAAKILGPKLMANRPPYDLRGALVTYNAFQIVFNGWMFYRICCVTWLKGYNLICQPVDYSDNEDALQAISMGYFYCVSKLIDLLDTLFFVLRKKENHLTFLHIYHHVCMLLTVWIGFRFISGGQSAFLPTVNTLMNIGVHFYYLIAAMGPSFRKYLWWKKYLTVFQMFELACIGLHGSQLLFVDCGFPSAISWYYVVQTSIFLLLFKNFHSKKYPTNNNLQCRSKMN from the exons ATGGGTCCCGTTCAAACTCTCATTTATGGATGCAGTAGAGTTTGGGAGGCAAGAG ATAAGCGGACAGACGGATTGCCCTTAACGGAATCTCCACTAACGTCAGTCCTGATTTGCCTGGCTTACCTGTTGGCTGCCAAAATATTGGGTCCGAAGTTGATGGCAAATCGTCCACCTTACGACTTGCGAGGAGCACTGGTGACTTACAATGCCTTCCAAATC GTTTTTAATGGCTGGATGTTCTACCGCATCTGCTGTGTGACGTGGCTGAAAGGCTACAATCTGATTTGCCAGCCAGTGGATTACTCTGACAACGAAGATGCTCTTCAGGCGATCAGCATGGGATACTTTTACTGCGTATCCAAACTCATTGATCTACTGGACACCTTGTTCTTTGTGTTACGTAAAAAGGAGAATCACTTAACTTTTCTCCACATTTATCATCACGTCTGTATGCTGTTAACAGTATGGATTGGCTTCCGGTTCATTTCGGGGGGTCAAAGTGCTTTTCTGCCAACCGTCAACACTTTAATGAACATCGGTGTGCACTTTTATTACCTCATTGCAGCAATGGGTCCGTCTTTTCGAAAATACCTGTGGTGGAAAAAGTATTTAACCGTTTTTCAAATGTTCGAATTAGCCTGCATTGGTTTGCATGGATCACAATTATTATTTGTCGATTGCGGCTTTCCTTCCGCCATTTCGTGGTATTACGTTGTGCAAACGTCTATTTTTTTGCTCCTATTCAAGAACtttcattcaaaaaaatacCCAACAAACAACAATTTACAATGTAGAAGTAAAATGAATTAA
- the LOC116916400 gene encoding elongation of very long chain fatty acids protein AAEL008004: protein MASYIQAVVTESRRLWESRDKRLDGLPLMSSPVPSIVICLGYVYVVKVCGPKFMKNRSAFKLRGILMAYNLFQIIYNGWLFYELGRFGWLSGNYSFICQPVDYSNSEAAMRIVRAGYCFYISKFIDLLDTLFFVLRKKNNQITMLHVIHHGILPMTLWPGVRFVCGGHASFFAFLNTLVHVVMYFYYFMAAMGPSYQKYLGWKKHLTSFQMIQFIMASFHCFQLMFIDCDFPIAFCWWIGGHELIFLGLFINFYRNAYYKEKEPISPSSNKNRIANKDL from the exons ATGGCTTCCTACATCCAAGCCGTCGTAACTGAAAGCAGAAGACTATGGGAATCTAGAG ACAAGCGACTTGACGGTTTACCGTTAATGAGCTCTCCCGTGCCGTCCATCGTGATCTGCTTAGGTTACGTCTACGTCGTAAAAGTGTGTGGTCCAAAGTTCATGAAAAACAGGTCAGCCTTCAAACTACGAGGAATACTGATGGCTTACAACCTCTTTCAAATTATTTATAACGGCTGGTTATTTTACGAACTCGGTCGTTTCGGCTGGCTCAGTGgaaattatagttttatttgCCAACCAGTCGATTATTCAAACAGTGAGGCAGCAATGCGAATCGTCAGAGCAGGCTATTGCTTTTACATTTCCAAGTTCATCGATTTATTGGACACATTGTTCTTTGTGCTTcgcaagaaaaacaatcaaatcaCCATGCTTCACGTTATCCACCACGGGATACTTCCGATGACATTATGGCCGGGTGTCCGCTTCGTTTGCGGAGGACACGCATCCTTTTTCGCATTTCTCAACACGTTGGTGCACGTCGTGATGTACTTCTACTATTTTATGGCGGCAATGGGACCGAGCTATCAAAAGTATCTCGGTTGGAAGAAACATTTGACTAGCTTTCAAATGATTCAATTCATCATGGCTTCGTTCCACTGCTTCCAGCTGATGTTCATCGACTGCGATTTCCCTATCGCTTTTTGCTGGTGGATTGGCGGTCATGAACTGAtttttcttggtttgtttATCAACTTTTACAGGAATGCCTATTATAAGGAGAAAGAACCAATATCGCCATCCTCTAACAAAAATCGAATTGCTAACAAAGATCTCTAA
- the LOC116916397 gene encoding elongation of very long chain fatty acids protein AAEL008004, with translation MAFLFQALIFEDSPLWESRDKRTDGWPLMSSPLPTIVICLTYVYFVKIWGPQFMKHRPAYNLREVLAVYNAFQIICNGWLFYELGRYGWLSGNYSFICQPVDYSNNEAALRILRASYWFFMSKFLDLFDTLFFVLRKKNNQITMLHVIHHGLLPMTIWPGVRFTAGGHACFFAFLNTLVHVVMYFYYFLAAMGPSVRKYLGWKKHLTCFQIMQFIVGSVHCFQLIFIDCDFPIAFCWWIGGHEILFLYLFIKFYRQTYLPQQEMKSSSQSKKKSVRLKIC, from the exons ATGGCTTTCCTCTTCCAAGCCCTGATTTTCGAGGATTCTCCATTATGGGAATCAAGAG ACAAACGAACCGATGGTTGGCCGCTTATGAGCTCTCCTCTTCCAACAATCGTAATATGTTTGACTTACGTCTACTTCGTCAAAATATGGGGTCCCCAGTTCATGAAACATCGACCAGCTTACAACCTTCGAGAAGTTTTAGCGGTGTACAACGCATTTCAGATTATTTGCAACGGCTGGTTATTCTACGAATTGGGCCGTTACGGCTGGCTCAGCGGGAATTACAGTTTCATTTGTCAGCCAGTTGATTATTCAAATAACGAAGCAGCCCTACGAATTCTCAGAGCCAGCTATTGGTTTTTCATGTCAAAGTTCCTCGATTTATTTGACACACTGTTCTTTGTCCTTCGCaagaaaaataatcaaatcacAATGCTTCACGTCATCCATCATGGACTACTTCCTATGACAATATGGCCGGGAGTTCGTTTTACGGCCGGTGGACACGCCTGTTTTTTCGCTTTTCTCAATACGTTGGTGCACGTCGTCATGTACTTCTACTACTTCTTGGCGGCGATGGGACCAAGCGTTCGCAAATACCTCGGCTGGAAAAAGCATCTGACGTGCTTCCAAATAATGCAGTTCATTGTTGGATCGGTCCATTGTTTCCAGCTGATATTCATCGACTGTGATTTTCCCATCGCTTTCTGCTGGTGGATCGGAGGTCACGAGATCCTCTTTCTATATCTTTTCATCAAGTTTTACAGGCAAACTTATTTACCCCAGCAAGAAATGAAGTCATCATCCcaatccaaaaagaaaagcgtaAGACTAAAAATTTGTTGA